A segment of the Siphonobacter curvatus genome:
TTGGCTCCAAAATTCTCAGTTTCCTGAGCCCAGGAAGCCAGGGTACAAAAAAGTAGGCAGAGGAAGCAGGATAATCGACGCATGTATTTAGTTTTCAGTTTGCGGTGGTCTGTTTTCAATAGAACCCGTGTATTGGTATAAGATATCCGTATGGAATACGGGGCTAATTATATTGAACCTCTCAGTCCACAATCAATTCATCCAGCAGCAACCAGGCTTTGTTACCCGCTCCGTATTCGCCTGGGGGGACGATGCCTTTGTTGAGGGCTTTTAACTTTATGAATCGGGCCTTTTTCGGGGTAAACTGACCGTTCACGGGATTGATGCCATTGATTGGGAATTCGGTTTGCTGGTAGACTTGCTGGTACGTTTTTCCGTCTTCCGACACCCATACCTGTAGTAAGGTCGGCTCCCAGAAGCGTTGCCAGTGGTAGCGTAATACGTTGGTCTGGACTTTTGAAATCGTTTGCGTTTGCTGTAAATCCAGCGTCCATTCAGCATTTTCACCCAACATTCCGATCCATTCCCCCGTGTTGTAGCGGGCCGTTCCCTGCACGCCGTTGACGGCAATCCGGGGATTGACCGGCTTGAAATTCCCGGCGGGTGACCCTTGAATCATTACGGGCTTACCCGTCGCTTTTGAAACCGTAAAGGCTTTTTCAAACACCCGTCCCTGCTGTTGGTTTCCGGCAAACACGGCGGCTTTCAGCACTGTACTTTTACCAAGGGAAACCGGACCATGATAAGCAGTACTGCTCGTTTTGGGCGTACTTCCATCAAGGGTATACCGAATGGTTGCCTGTGGTAAGGTCGTTGTCAGGCGAACCGCTAGTTTCCCATCCGACGCTACGCTTACTGAATCGGTCAGTTCGTCAAACCCATCGGCATACGACACTTTCAAGCGTTTCAGCATCGGTTCGTTCAGTCGCAGGCGTCGCAGGAAATCGGGATAGGTACGACCTTTCTTCGGCGACCAGGCCGTTTCGGCAATGGCCAACGCCCGGGGAAAAATCATGTACTCGGCGTGAGCTTCCGTCGCCAGGTATTCGCTCCAGACATTGCCCTGAATTCCCAACAGATACGAAGCCTCTTCCGCCGTGAGCGAATCGGGTACGGGTTCGTAGCTATAAACTTTGCTCAGGGGTGTGTACCAGGCCGCCGCCGTGGGTTCGCTGGCGTACAGAGACTGGTAAAAGTCGAAGTACACAAAGGGCTCGGGTGTCATGATGGCCTTGTGTTTCTGCCGCATGGCTTCGATGCCGCCTTCGGTGCCCCGCCAGCTCATGACAGTAGCTCCGGGCGAAAGGCCCCCTTCCAGGATTTCGTCCCAGCCGATGATCTCCCGATTTTTTGTCAGCAGATATTTCTCCATTCGCTGAATGAAGTAACTCTGTAATTCGTGTTCATCTTTCAAGCCTTGGTGCTGCATGCGGGCCTGACATTTCGGACAGCTTTTCCAGCGGGTTTTCGGGCATTCGTCACCGCCGATGTGAATGTATTTTGACGGAAACAACTCGACGACTTCATCGAGTACGTTTTGCAGGAACGTAAACGTGCTGTCATTTCCGGCACAGTACACATCGTCAAAAATCCCCCAGAATGTGGCCGCCTGATAGGGTCCGCCCGTACAGCCCAAAGCCGGGAATGCGGAAAGAGCCGCCAGAGCGTGGCCCGGCATTTCTATTTCCGGAATCACCGTAATGTGCCGCTGAGCCGCGTACCGCACCACCTCCCGTACTTCCTCCTGGGTATAGTATCCGCCGTATTTCTTGCCGTCGAACCGATGGGGCAGTTCGCGTTTGTGGCCAATGAGTGTCTCCTTGCGGTAGGCAGCTACATTTTGTAGTTCTGGATAGCGTTTAATCTCGATTCGCCAGCCCTGATCATCGGTCAGGTGCCAGTGAAAGGTATTGAATTTATACTGGGCGAGCAGGTCGATGTATTTCTTAATAAAAGGCACCTGGAACCAGTGGCGACTGACATCCAGGTGCATACCTCGGTACGAAAACCGGGGATAGTCTATAATTTGACTAGCAGGTAACCGTAAGTTCTTGGATTGATGAAGCAGTTGCACGAAACTCTGGACACCGTAGAACAGTCCAGCCGGATCGTGACCGATTAATTCAATGCTTTTGGGTTGAATTCGCAGCTGATAGCCTTCCGGCTGAGCTACCTTCAGCGAATCAATTTTTAGAGAAATAGAGGCCTTTGCCGAGGTCACTGGCAAAGTAAATCCGGTCAATGCACGAATTTGCTCCTGGGTAAGTTTCAGTAAGTCAGCCGGCACACCGGAATCGGACGAAAGTTTCGCTAAGGCCGTAAGCGTAAATTCGCCCGAGTTCCGGTGATAGGCTACTGGCTGAGGAATGAGTCCGCTTTGAGCGAACCCCTTTCCAAAACCGATGAAGAAAAGTACTATGGTTACTAGGTATTTCATTCCTGAACTATTCAAATGAGTGGTTAAAGAAGGGAATATAACTCACTCATTCTATCATTCACTCCTTCAACATTATTACTGCTTATCTAACCAGATTCGAGTCATAAACTCGTTGGCTCCCTGAGTTGCCACTGCTTTGTAATAGTTATCAGCGTTCAGGTTTTCTTCCGTTGCCGGGTATAACATTCGTCTGAAGATTTGACCTCCGGTGTTATTACCTGCGTAGTTATTCGGCACCAGAGCGGGGTAACCCGTACGTCTCCAGTTGAGGAATACTTCCTGAGAGTTAGGAAATACAGATACCCAGAACTGCGTATGAATTTGTTCCATCTGAGCCGCAACAGTGCCTGTTTTCAGAGCTTGTGCCGTTACATAAGCCTCAATGTTTGCATCAGAAATAACGCCATCGCTACCGTACAATGACCACTGACGTAACGCGGCCCGGGTGCCTGACGCATACAGGTTTGCTGCCGTTTCAGTGGTATACCAACCCCGAAGTGCCGCCTCTGCCAGATAGAAATTTACTTCTGCATTGGTTAACACCAACATGGGAGCACTTAACTTCAGAAGCGTATTCTGGTTAGGCTCTGAGTAGGTCACAAAATCGCTAGGTTTTGTGTTGGCAATGTTGTGAGCCATCCCTTTCTGAATAGAAGGATCATTGCTGGCTTTTCCATTCACGTATACTACCGAAATGACAGGGAGACGCGGATCATTCGTTGCTTTCAGGTAATCAATAAAAACCTTATCGTACTTGCCTCCTTCAGGGTTACTATTGCCGTTGGCCAGGATATAATCACTGTTCAACATCCAGTAAGCCAGCGGATTTTGATTAATGATCTGTCCAGAAGCCAGATAAGAGATTTTAGCCAGATCCGCATCTTCACGAATAACGCCACCGGCAATCGCCTTTTTCACCCAGGTTTCAGCCAGCGTACTATTGGCTTTCGTCATTCGCATGCCCATGCGTAACATCAGCGAGTACGCAAACTTTTTCCACTTCGTCAGGTCTCCACCATAAATCATATCGGCGGCACCAAACGTCGTCTTCGTCGCATCAAACATGCCTACGGCTGTTTCCAATTGAGCCAGCAGATCGGTATAGATGCTTTGTTGTGAATCGTAAACGGGCTTATAATTACTCGATACGTATCCCAAAGCCGCCTCTTTATACGGAATATCACCGTATAAGTCGGTAACCTTTGAGAAACAGTACACCTGCCAGATTTTAGCAATCGCCAGTTTATTAACCAGAGCTGGATCTTTTTCGAAGGCTCGTACAATTTCGCCCATTTCATTGAGCTCTTTCGTATAGGCACTACTAAACACCGCATAAGGAGCTGTTCCCTGATTAAAAATGTATTTAGAGCCCCAACCTGCCACGTCATTATAGCTGGTTGTGTATTGCATGGTGCCCTGTAAACCCGTGATCATGTTTCCTACGGCATCGTACTGAGCTTTCGTAAATACATAATCTCCGTTGATCGTACTGGAAGCGTCCGGGTTCGTATTTAACTCTTCAAAACCTTTATCGCAGCTTTGCAAAACCGTCAGAGCTAGGAGACAGGCATATATTTTATAGAATCTTTTTTTCATCGTAGTCGGTAATTAGAATTTCAAGAGAAGATTCAAACCATAACTTCTGGTTCTGGGCAAGCCAATCGATTCAAAACCTTGGTTTGAACTGTTCGTAAAGCTTTGCTCAGGGTCAAAATTGTCCGTGTTTTTATACAGCGTCAGAATATTCCGTGAAACAAATGAGATGCTCGCTGACTGTAGTTTCAGAAGTTTGAAGTTTTTTACCGGAATGTTGTAACTCACCATGGCCTGACGGAGCTTCACAAAGCTGGCATCGTGCAGGAAGAGTTCCGTGTAATTTTTGTCGTTGTCATAATACGTACGCAGGTTTTCCTTCGCGATCGTCTTCGTAAAGCTATCTCCACTTGCCGTCACACCCGTTACTGTTAAGCCATTCTCCCGACCGTCAAGGGTTCTTTTCAGTTTACCCATTCGGTTGGCGTATACCTCTAATACTGAGAAGATTTTGTTACCAAACTTACCATCCACCAGGAAGTTGAATGAGAAGTTTTTGTAATGGAATTCGTTGGTTAATCCCATCGTTAACGGAGGTACGCCCTTGCCTAATTCATGCAGATTTGATTTTAAAGCATAACCCGTCGTTGGATCGTAGATGATGTTGCCATTCGCATCCCGCTGACGAGTCGTACCCACGATTGTTCCGTACGAACGGCCTTCAATCGAGTTGATATAAGCCCAGTTTCCTACCGAGGTAGCCATCTGTAAAGACGTAATGCCATCGGCTAGTTTAATTACTTTACTGTCGTTATAGGCTACGTTATAGCTGATGTCCCAACCGAAATTCTTTCGACGAATAGGGCTATACGTTACTAAGGCTTCAACCCCTTTATTACTCATCTTACCTACGTTCATGTACACCGAATTATAGCCAGATGTTTCGCTAATGCTCGTCTGAACGATGTCGTCGGTCGTAGAACGGTTATAATACGTTAGGTCTAACCCTACCCGGCGGTTCAGGAATTGCAAGTCAACCCCCACTTCATACGTGGTAGAAGTCAAAGGTTTCAGTCCTGCATTGGTAATAGCCGTACTGGTTACGTTCTGCAAGGGTTGTCCCGAACTAGGGACCATTGAATACGTCAGATTAATGGCATAAGGATCAGGCGTTGCTCCTCCTACCTGAGCCCAGGAAGCACGAACTTTGGCAAAGTCAATGGCCCGGGGTAATGCTATGGCCTGCGACAGAACGAAGCTACCACCAATGGATGGGTAAAAAATGGAGTTGTTTTTAGGACTCAAGGTAGAGAACCAATCCTGACGACCCGTCATGGTTAAGAACGCAATGCCTTTGTAATCTAAATCTAATGATCCAAATACCGAGTTTGTACGTACTCTCTGATTCAGCGGAGTCGTAGTGATCGTTCTTAAGTTCGTAGAGCTGTAGAAGTAAGGAAGTACATAGTTACTACCCGCAATATTGATTTGGTTGTAGTTATAATCACGACGGTTTGCTCCAACGAGAGCCGACAGACCAATCGTAGAAGCAATCTTGGTATTATAGTTTGCCGTTACCATGGCGTTGGTTTCGCTCACGTCTGTCTTAAGTTCGTTATACTCACCGTTAGGAACGTATAAAGTGCCAGTCGGCAGGATGTATTTATACTGGTAATTGAAGAAGTCGCGGCTAACGGTTCCCTTCACAAACAAATTATCCAGGATGTTGTAAGTCAAACCAAACTGACCGATAAAACGGTTCTTCGTATCGTTCTGCTTGTATTTATTGATAACGAAATAGCTATTGGAAGCAATGGAAGCATCATTCCAGGCAATTTCATTATTGTTTGCATCATACCCTGGAGCCAGCCAGCGAATGTCTGAGGTATTACCAATCATATAAGGAGTCCAGTTGGGATTTCCCAACGCATCTCCGGCTCCCGTTTTGTTGTTATTCGCTTCGATCGTGTATTGAGCTAAAGCCTCTACCGCAATTTTAGGTCCAAACTTACCATTCAAGCTCAGGTTACCCGTTTTACGATTATACGTCTGCGTCGGTAGTATTCCTTTGGCGTCCAGATCAGATACGGAGAATCGATAGTTAACATTCTCATTTCCTCCGTTGACGGCTAAGGTATTCGTAAACGTTTTACCCGTCTGATAGAAGTTTTTCAGGTTGTTCCGCTGAGCAACGTAAGGATGCGTTAAGCCATCAGCGGCTACGAAATCAGACCCGTCAATTTTAGCACCCCAGGAACGACGACCCCAGGCAATGCCCTGAGCCTGCGTAGTTGGCTTTACGGCTCCGTCTCCCTGTCCGTATTCATACTGCCAGTCAGGCACAACGGCGATGCTTTCTGCGGTGAAGGTAGAATTGAAGTCAACACCAATGCCTTTTTGAGCACGCCCTTTCTTGGTGGTAATCAAAATAACCCCGTTGGCAGCCCGTGAGCCGTATAAAGCAGCTGCAGTACCCCCTTTCAAAACACTCATGCTTTCAATATCATCCGGGTTAATTCCGCCAATCCCATCGCCACGGTCCACGTTACCCTGTCCACCGTTGGCTGTTGCACTTCCACCCGGAGTCGTGTTATCAATCGGCATCCCATTAATTACATACAGGGGCTGGTTGGCTCCGGTTAATGAACCATTCCCGCGAATAATGATCCGGCTTGATCCGCCGGGTCCTGTTGAAAGACCCGTAGCATTCACCCCAGCGATCTTACCAGACAGGGCATTGGCTACGTTGTTTTCACGAGCCTGCGTAAACTCAGAGCCTTTTACTTCCGTTACCGAATAAGCCAGAGCTTTTTTATCCCGCTGAATACCCAGGGCCGTCACGACTACTTCATTCAGGCTTTTGGTATCTTCTTTCATGGCCACGTCCACCGTCGTGCGTCCGCCTACCGGGATTTCCTGAGAAACGTAGCCCAGGTACGAGAAAATCAGGGTTGCTTCCGCAGCAGCATTGAGGGTGTACTGCCCCTGAGCGTCCGTTACAGTCCCTTTCGTCGACCCCTTTTCAACCACGGTCACCCCTGGTAGCGGTGAACCATCCGTGACATTGGTCACTTTGCCAGTAATGTTCTGGGCCATCGCTGACAGACTCATGAGCCACAGCAAGGCAAACAGTCTGCCAAACCTTGCCTGAAAGCGTAAGAAGGAGATTTTCATAATGGTAGTAAAAGTGTGAAAGCGTTTAATGGGATTTTGTTCAGGGGTATTTTCGCAAAAAGTGCACTATTGTTTGCAATTTTTGCGAAATATAGAGGTCTTATATCGATAATTGCAAATATTATTTTAAAATTTGCTCCATATAGCAACGTATACAGTCAATAAAAACTGTATATCAAAATTATAGATTGCAAAACATGCGTTAATCAGTTTTTTATTTTGAATTTATTTTGTAAAAAAATAAAGATAGATCCAGGGCAGAATAGTAGAGCAGTAGTGAGGCGGCCCCTTTTTTTATACCTTTGTTTATTCAACAGCAAGCCCTTTGTCTAATGTCAGTAGTCCTCTTAAAAGAAAGCCGTAAGGATTTAATAATCAACCAGGTAAACCTTCATACGCGTATTACCCTTACGGAATTAGCCAGTACGCTTAATGTGTCGGAGGATACCATACGTCGAGACATCAATGACCTGGCCGAAGAGGGTAAACTGATTAAGATTCGGGGTGGAGCCATGTCGAAGGCTTACCACTATTCATCGCAGCCTGTGGAAAGCTACGCTCATGAGAGTAAGCGAATTATTGCAGAAAAAGCAGTAACCCTACTGAAAGACGGCATGCTGGTACTGATGGGTGGTGGTACAACCATTCGGGAATTCATCAAACTTATCCCGGATGAACTCAAAGCTACTTTCCTAACAGTCAATCCATTAACAGCAGTAGAACTACTCGACAAGCCCAATCTGGAGATCATTATGATCGGCGGGCCGATCTCGCGGTATAGCCAGATGGCCGTAGGTGGCGATGTCTATCAACGACTTTCGGAAGTACGCGTGGATCTGTGCATTATGGGAACCAATGCCCTGGACGCGAAGGAAGGATTAACCGATTCCAACTGGGAAACGGTACAGGCAAAAAAGGCCATGATCCGGGCTTCGGATAAAGTTGCAATTCTTGCAATATCGGAGAAGATGAACAGCGTTATGTCTATGAAAGTGGCAGACCTCCGCGAAATTGATTACCTCGTTACGGAATTGTCTGCCACCTCCAGTATGTTAGCCCCCTATCAGGGCGGAAAGACGCAGGTGCTGTAAACTAACTTACTCGGCTAGTTGATAAATGCAGGGCAGGTTGCGAGCCAGACCGTCGAAATCCAGTCCGTATCCCAACACAAATTTATTTTCGATCGCAAAGCCAACGTATTTCAGCGTAACCGGAATTCGCGTGGCTTCGGGCTTGTGAAGCATCGTCGCGATTTCGATGGAACGGGGCTTTTCGGCCGTAATCTGACCGAGCAATTCGGCCATGGTGTGTCCCGTATCCACAATGTCCTCCACGATAATGACATCGCGGTCCCGAATGGGTTCGCTGAGTCCCAGGATTCGTTTTACCTTTCCCGTCGTACCCATGCCTTCGTAAGAACCCACACGAATGAACGTGATTTCACACTCAATCGTAATGTTCTTCATGAGTTCGGAGACGAACATAAACGAGCCGTTCAGTACGGCAATCAGCAGGGGTCGCCGATCCGCATAATCGATACTGATTTGTTCCGCCAGTGTAGCAATTCGATTCTCCAGCGTAACCTGATCTATAAATACTTCAAAATTCTTGTCACGAACCTGTATCACGGTGTTGTTGATTAAGTAGATGGGAAATGAGGTACGGTCCGGTTTGACCACCTTTTCACGGCTACCCTTCCGAAGACCGATCTAAGAAAAATCAAATTTATCGTCTCCTTCGGGAATAGCATCCCAAAATTAGCTTTCGTATCTTTGTTCGCGTTACATCCAGAAAAATTTCCTGCGAGTTCTAAACGACTTTCTACTAATTGCCGTTAATTCTAGCAAGCTTCCAGCCCACGCACTGTATCCGGGAAGCTCTTTGTTAAGCCATGAAAACCAAGTTCCTATTCTTTCTTCTCTTCCTTAGTTCCGTAAGTTCAGCCCAGTCCTGGTTTGAAACGGCGGAGAAAAATGAGCAGGCCCGTTCCGGTGGGATGCTGCTCAAACGTGCAGAGGTACAGATTGAAGCTACCGAGGCGATCAACGCCATGTATAATTACAATTTTACGGAAGCCATCCGGGAGTTTGGGTATTTGCGAGCCAAGTATCCGGAGCACCCGCTCCCCTACTTCCTGTTTGGCCTGGCAGAGTGGTGGAAAATTGTACCGAATACCGACAATGACATGTACGACGCCAAGTGCGAATTGTTCATGGATCAGGCCATTGAAAAGGCGGAAAAGTTGTACGATCAGGGCGGTAATCAGGAAATTGAAGCCAGTTTTTTCCTGGCGGCTTCCTATGCCTTCAAGTCACGAATGTACGCCGAGCGGAAGAAATGGCTGAAAGCCAGTAATGCCGGAAAAAATGCCCTGAAGTATTTTGACAAGTGCAAAGGTCACGAAGATCTGTCGCCGGAAATGGCTTTCGGAGATGGTCTGTACAATTATTACCGACAATGGGTACCCGAAAACTATTCGGCGTTGAAGCCCATTTTCTGGTTTTTTCACGAAGGCAATAAAAGCAAAGGCATCGGTCAGCTGGAATGGGTTTCGCGGAATGCCTTTTATACCCGTACGGAAGCTCAGTATTTCTTACTCCAGATTTACGCTTCCGAAAATCAACACGAAAAAGGCTATCAACTGGCCCGCTACCTCCACGTGACGTACCCCTGGAATCCGTACTTTCACCGCATGTACGCCCGCGAATGTTTCGTGACCGGACGCATGCAGGAAGCGGACGCTGCGGCCAAGTTAATTCTGGAGCGACTCGACAATCGTCAGTTTGGCTACGAGGCCGCCAGTGGACGTTA
Coding sequences within it:
- a CDS encoding glycoside hydrolase family 20 protein; translated protein: MKYLVTIVLFFIGFGKGFAQSGLIPQPVAYHRNSGEFTLTALAKLSSDSGVPADLLKLTQEQIRALTGFTLPVTSAKASISLKIDSLKVAQPEGYQLRIQPKSIELIGHDPAGLFYGVQSFVQLLHQSKNLRLPASQIIDYPRFSYRGMHLDVSRHWFQVPFIKKYIDLLAQYKFNTFHWHLTDDQGWRIEIKRYPELQNVAAYRKETLIGHKRELPHRFDGKKYGGYYTQEEVREVVRYAAQRHITVIPEIEMPGHALAALSAFPALGCTGGPYQAATFWGIFDDVYCAGNDSTFTFLQNVLDEVVELFPSKYIHIGGDECPKTRWKSCPKCQARMQHQGLKDEHELQSYFIQRMEKYLLTKNREIIGWDEILEGGLSPGATVMSWRGTEGGIEAMRQKHKAIMTPEPFVYFDFYQSLYASEPTAAAWYTPLSKVYSYEPVPDSLTAEEASYLLGIQGNVWSEYLATEAHAEYMIFPRALAIAETAWSPKKGRTYPDFLRRLRLNEPMLKRLKVSYADGFDELTDSVSVASDGKLAVRLTTTLPQATIRYTLDGSTPKTSSTAYHGPVSLGKSTVLKAAVFAGNQQQGRVFEKAFTVSKATGKPVMIQGSPAGNFKPVNPRIAVNGVQGTARYNTGEWIGMLGENAEWTLDLQQTQTISKVQTNVLRYHWQRFWEPTLLQVWVSEDGKTYQQVYQQTEFPINGINPVNGQFTPKKARFIKLKALNKGIVPPGEYGAGNKAWLLLDELIVD
- a CDS encoding SusD/RagB family nutrient-binding outer membrane lipoprotein, translating into MKKRFYKIYACLLALTVLQSCDKGFEELNTNPDASSTINGDYVFTKAQYDAVGNMITGLQGTMQYTTSYNDVAGWGSKYIFNQGTAPYAVFSSAYTKELNEMGEIVRAFEKDPALVNKLAIAKIWQVYCFSKVTDLYGDIPYKEAALGYVSSNYKPVYDSQQSIYTDLLAQLETAVGMFDATKTTFGAADMIYGGDLTKWKKFAYSLMLRMGMRMTKANSTLAETWVKKAIAGGVIREDADLAKISYLASGQIINQNPLAYWMLNSDYILANGNSNPEGGKYDKVFIDYLKATNDPRLPVISVVYVNGKASNDPSIQKGMAHNIANTKPSDFVTYSEPNQNTLLKLSAPMLVLTNAEVNFYLAEAALRGWYTTETAANLYASGTRAALRQWSLYGSDGVISDANIEAYVTAQALKTGTVAAQMEQIHTQFWVSVFPNSQEVFLNWRRTGYPALVPNNYAGNNTGGQIFRRMLYPATEENLNADNYYKAVATQGANEFMTRIWLDKQ
- a CDS encoding SusC/RagA family TonB-linked outer membrane protein, with the translated sequence MKISFLRFQARFGRLFALLWLMSLSAMAQNITGKVTNVTDGSPLPGVTVVEKGSTKGTVTDAQGQYTLNAAAEATLIFSYLGYVSQEIPVGGRTTVDVAMKEDTKSLNEVVVTALGIQRDKKALAYSVTEVKGSEFTQARENNVANALSGKIAGVNATGLSTGPGGSSRIIIRGNGSLTGANQPLYVINGMPIDNTTPGGSATANGGQGNVDRGDGIGGINPDDIESMSVLKGGTAAALYGSRAANGVILITTKKGRAQKGIGVDFNSTFTAESIAVVPDWQYEYGQGDGAVKPTTQAQGIAWGRRSWGAKIDGSDFVAADGLTHPYVAQRNNLKNFYQTGKTFTNTLAVNGGNENVNYRFSVSDLDAKGILPTQTYNRKTGNLSLNGKFGPKIAVEALAQYTIEANNNKTGAGDALGNPNWTPYMIGNTSDIRWLAPGYDANNNEIAWNDASIASNSYFVINKYKQNDTKNRFIGQFGLTYNILDNLFVKGTVSRDFFNYQYKYILPTGTLYVPNGEYNELKTDVSETNAMVTANYNTKIASTIGLSALVGANRRDYNYNQINIAGSNYVLPYFYSSTNLRTITTTPLNQRVRTNSVFGSLDLDYKGIAFLTMTGRQDWFSTLSPKNNSIFYPSIGGSFVLSQAIALPRAIDFAKVRASWAQVGGATPDPYAINLTYSMVPSSGQPLQNVTSTAITNAGLKPLTSTTYEVGVDLQFLNRRVGLDLTYYNRSTTDDIVQTSISETSGYNSVYMNVGKMSNKGVEALVTYSPIRRKNFGWDISYNVAYNDSKVIKLADGITSLQMATSVGNWAYINSIEGRSYGTIVGTTRQRDANGNIIYDPTTGYALKSNLHELGKGVPPLTMGLTNEFHYKNFSFNFLVDGKFGNKIFSVLEVYANRMGKLKRTLDGRENGLTVTGVTASGDSFTKTIAKENLRTYYDNDKNYTELFLHDASFVKLRQAMVSYNIPVKNFKLLKLQSASISFVSRNILTLYKNTDNFDPEQSFTNSSNQGFESIGLPRTRSYGLNLLLKF
- a CDS encoding DeoR/GlpR family DNA-binding transcription regulator, producing the protein MSVVLLKESRKDLIINQVNLHTRITLTELASTLNVSEDTIRRDINDLAEEGKLIKIRGGAMSKAYHYSSQPVESYAHESKRIIAEKAVTLLKDGMLVLMGGGTTIREFIKLIPDELKATFLTVNPLTAVELLDKPNLEIIMIGGPISRYSQMAVGGDVYQRLSEVRVDLCIMGTNALDAKEGLTDSNWETVQAKKAMIRASDKVAILAISEKMNSVMSMKVADLREIDYLVTELSATSSMLAPYQGGKTQVL
- the hpt gene encoding hypoxanthine phosphoribosyltransferase yields the protein MIQVRDKNFEVFIDQVTLENRIATLAEQISIDYADRRPLLIAVLNGSFMFVSELMKNITIECEITFIRVGSYEGMGTTGKVKRILGLSEPIRDRDVIIVEDIVDTGHTMAELLGQITAEKPRSIEIATMLHKPEATRIPVTLKYVGFAIENKFVLGYGLDFDGLARNLPCIYQLAE